The proteins below are encoded in one region of Gallus gallus isolate bGalGal1 chromosome 12, bGalGal1.mat.broiler.GRCg7b, whole genome shotgun sequence:
- the ZXDC gene encoding zinc finger protein ZXDC, which produces METQGLPAAEAARARPGAQHGGPAAPPAAPGRPPPPPDWDPAASAAAASSAASSAASGLYVSFPVLLVEEKPEPGAGPAPSPSAPPAGPAPDSDGLLLVLNVVRGNAEPGSGDGEAGRAQPGPPPAEPPEEGPGSAPPPPPPPPPPPPPPRDGDGDGGAEDGSFSGTITINNQSLVVRIENGVLTLGPGAEQAASTAPPPAPPPPPAGPAEPPPGVPRPRSPPAFPCPEPRCGEAFPRKQQLRLHRLTAHGGGGEDSRGAPAAGGAARPFGCPVPGCAWSFATAYKLRRHLHSHDKLRPFACAAPGCSKRFTTVYNLRAHSRAHEQEAAHKCEACGQRFPSAARLAAHRRRSHLEPERPYRCDFPGCERTFITVSALFSHNRAHFREQEQFSCSFPGCNKQYDKACRLKIHMRSHTGERPFICDFEGCGWSFTSMSKLLRHKRKHEDDRRFTCPVEGCGKSFTRAEHLKGHSITHLGTKPFECPVEGCCAKFSARSSLYIHSKKHLQDVDSLKTRCPVSSCNKLFTSKHSMKTHMVKQHNFSPDLLTQLEATSSLTPSSELTSPGHSDLSNIDLVSLFSNVSSNNSGISADMALVNSGIVTIDVASVGSTLGGNLPVSSSSLSQAVDPLILVASSDMPQSLDSSLLLGTGTTVLQQSTLNLDDVQTVNAEALGSLASLSVRNPSQDVHGLTSSNNLTIDTATLTPSSSLGGTNVPELLTPTKMERNLLPSSDVVGQQEGSKVVTQFVFSNPPGSYSAQKEMDLSTMTGSSFLESSGSARTDYRAIQLAKKRKQKGNGSSTGTPGSGQRKSKGGKVSPTSFSSSAPGGRLGGNAVLPNGGLTIRDPATGAQYVQIQLLQDDPSGEGDLPFQLSSQSSSSHSQLTVDLPVHILQEPHNSAEDDAGSDNSQFTGSTINLQDLE; this is translated from the exons ATGGAAACGCAGGGGCTGCCCGCCGCGGAGGCggcccgggcccggcccggcgcccAACAtggcggccccgccgcgccgcccgccgccccgggcCGCCCTCCGCCTCCGCCCGACTGGGACCCGGCggcctccgccgccgccgcctcctccgcAGCCAGCAGCGCCGCGTCGGGCCTCTACGTGAGCTTCCcggtgctgctggtggaggagAAGCCGGAGCCCGGCGCCGGCCCGGCTCCCAGCCCCAGCGCTCCGCCGGCGGGCCCCGCGCCCGACAGCGACGGGCTGCTGCTCGTCCTCAACGTGGTGCGCGGCAACGCCGAGCCCGGCTCGGGCGACGGGGAAGCGGGGCGCGCCCAGCCCGGCCCTCCGCCCGCGGAGCCGCCCGAGGAAGGCCccggctccgcgccgccgccgccgcctcctccgcctcctcctcccccgccgccccgcgaCGGCGATGGGGACGGCGGCGCGGAGGACGGCTCCTTCTCGGGGACCATCACCATCAACAACCAGAGCCTGGTGGTGCGCATCGAGAACGGCGTGCTGACGCTGGGGCCCGGCGCCGAGCAGGCCGCGAGCAccgcgccgcccccggccccgccgcctccgcccgccggccccgccgaGCCCCCGCCGGGCGTCCCGCGGCCGCGCTCCCCGCCGGCCTTCCCCTGTCCCGAGCCGCGCTGCGGGGAGGCCTTCCCCCGCAAGCAGCAGCTGCGGCTGCACCGCCTCACGGCGCACGGAGGCGGAGGGGAGGACAGCCGCGGGGCgccggcggcggggggggcggcgcggccgTTCGGCTGCCCCGTGCCGGGCTGCGCCTGGTCCTTCGCCACGGCCTACAAGCTGCGGCGGCACCTGCACTCGCACGACAAACTGCGGCCCTTCGCCTGCGCCGCGCCCGGCTGCTCCAAGCGCTTCACCACCGTCTACAACCTGCGGGCCCACAGCCGCGCCCACGAGCAGGAGGCGGCGCACAAGTGCGAGGCGTGCGGGCAGCGCTTCCCCAGCGCCGCCCGCCTCGCCGCCCACCGCCGCCGCAGCCACCTGGAGCCCGAGCGGCCCTACCGCTGCGACTTCCCCG GCTGTGAAAGGACGTTCATCACAGTGAGCGCGCTGTTCTCCCACAATCGGGCCCACTTCAGGGAGCAGGAGCAGTTCTCTTGCTCGTTCCCAGGCTGTAACAAGCAGTACGACAAAGCGTGTCGGCTGAAAATCCACATGAGGAGCCATACAG GTGAGAGGCCTTTTATCTGTGACTTCGAAGGCTGCGGCTGGTCTTTCACCAGCATGTCCAAGCTGCTGCGACACAAGAG GAAACACGAAGATGACAGGAGGTTCACGTGCCCGGTAGAAGGCTGTGGGAAGTCCTTCACAAGAGCAGAACACTTGAAAGGCCACAGCATAACCCACCTTGGTACAAAGCCATTTGAGTGCCCAGTAGAAG GCTGTTGTGCAAAATTCTCAGCACGGAGTAGTCTGTACATTCACTCCAAAAAACATCTTCAGGATGTGGACTCACTAAAGACTCGCTGCCCTGTATCCAGCTGTAATAAGTTGTTCACTTCCAAGCACAGTATGAAGACGCATATGGTCAAACAACACAACTTCAGCCCAG ATCTGCTGACGCAGCTCGAAGCAACCAGCTCCCTCACACCCAGCAGTGAGCTCACCAGTCCGGGCCACAGCGACCTCAGCAACATAGACCTCGTTTCCCTGTTCTCCAACGTGTCCAGCAACAATTCGGGGATCTCAGCAGACATGGCGTTAGTGAACTCTGGAATTGTCACCATAGATGTTGCCTCAGTCGGCTCAACTCTTGGAGGAAACCTGCctgtcagtagcagttccttAAGCCAGGCAGTCGATCCCTTGATACTGGTGGCCAGCAGCGATATGCCGCAGAGCCTGGACAGTTCTCTCTTGCTGGGAACTGGGACGACAGTTCTACAGCAAAGCACTTTAAATTTGGATGATGTACAGACTGTCAATGCGGAAGCCCTGGGTTCACTAGCGTCGCTGTCAGTGAGGAATCCCAGTCAGGATGTGCACGGTTTGACGTCCAGCAATAATTTAACGATTGACACAGCCACTTTGACTCCTTCTAGCAGCCTTGGTGGTACCAATGTGCCTGAGTTACTGACACCCACTAAAATGGAACGGAATTTGCTTCCTAGCTCGGATGTTGTTGGTCAGCAAGAGGGCAGCAAAGTAGTGACTCAGTTTGTTTTCTCCAACCCTCCGGGAAGCTACAGCGCTCAGAAAGAAATGGATCTTAGCACAATGACTGGCAGCTCGTTTTTG GAGAGCAGTGGGTCTGCGAGAACAGACTACAGAGCCATTCAGCtggccaagaaaagaaaacaaaaagggaatGGGAGCAGCACAG ggaCACCTGGCTCTggtcagaggaaaagcaagggCGGTAAGGTGAGCCCCACCAGTTTCTCATCGTCCGCTCCCGGTGGTCGGCTGGGTGGCAACGCTGTTCTGCCAAACGGAGGGCTCACGATAAGGGACCCTGCAACGGGAGCACAGTATGTGCAAATTCAGCTTCTTCAG GATGATCCCTCAGGAGAGGGAGATTTGCCCTTTCAGCTGAGCTCTCAGTCCTCCTCATCACATTCTCAGCTTACAGTGGATTTACCTGTTCACATACTTCAG GAACCACACAACTCTGCTGAAGACGATGCAGGTTCTGATAACTCTCAGTTCACTGGAAGCACAATAAACTTACAGGATCTGGAATGA